The DNA sequence GACCATGCTGGAAGGCGTCCGCCTCAGCGACTACGCCGACAACAAGGCCTTTTTCGGCCAGGGCGCCGGCAGCGACTACCAGAACATCATGGGCATGGCGCAGGATATGTATCGCGAGATGCGCCTGGTCAAGGGCGTTCCCGATATAGAGGGTAGTGTCGACCGCCGCTATGTCGCCGGCATGGAGGGCAAGTTCTCCTCGACCTCGACCGAGGCCCCCATCGAGTATAAGGCGCCGGCCAAGGGTGCTACGCCCATCGCGACACAGCGCCGGGCTATCTACTTCGAGACAAACTCGGCCGCGATGAGCATGGACTCGCGGGCCGTGGTAGATGAGATCGGCGGCATGATGCGCGCCTACGAAAACACCGTGGTGGATATCGACGGCAACTCCGACTCCACCGGCTCGCGCGAGATCAACATGTCCCTGTCGCGAGAGCGGGCCGAGACCGTGAAAAACTATCTGATGAAGAAGTACGGCTACCCCGCCACTCGCATGCGCACCGCCGGCAATGGTCCGGACAAGCCCATCGACAACAACGACACGCCTGAGGGCCGTGAGAAGAACCGCCGTACGGATATCAAGATCTACGCCAATCCGGCGGGACAGTAATGGCACAACCATCCACCATCCGCAGGCCCATTGCGAGGCAATGGCAGTTGGGGCTTGGTGTGGGTGCGTGGACGCTCGTGGTGGTCGTGTGGTTTGTGCTGACGCGGGGCGACCTGCTGCCGCCTCTGGCACTACCCGATCCGGCCGGAGTGGTGACGGCGATGGTCCGCCTCTGGACCGAGTATGACCTGCTCGGCAATGTCTTTCAGAGCTGGTGGCGCATCGCCCAGGCCTTCGGATGGTGTGTCGTGGTCGCCATTCCCCTGGGTCTGATCATGGGCAGCTTCCCCTGGGTTTACCACTTCGTCAACCCCGTAGCGGCACCCATGCGGTCCATGCCCATCACGGCGTTCCTGCCCGCGTTCATCGCGCTGTTTGGCATGGACGAGGGCATGAAGGTCGGATTCCTCTTCTTTGGCATGTTCTTCTACCTGTTGTCGCTCGTGGTGGAAGAGGTAAATAAGGTCGACAACGCCCTGCTGGAAACGGCCTATACGTTGGGCGCCAGCGTGCCCCAGGCGGTGTGGCTCCTGTTCCGGGCCTCCTTCCCTGCCATCTTCGGTTCGTTCCGGATCCTCTACGACATCGGCTGGACCTACGTGATCCTGGCCGAGATGGTGAATTCCCGGCGCGGCGTCGGCTACATGGTAGAGGCCGCGCGCAAAGTTCTGGACTTTGAGAGAGTCTACGCCGGCATCATCGCCATAGGCGTGGCGGCGTTTCTGTTTCGATGGCTGCTGACGGTTCTCGAGAGCCGCCTCTTCCCCTGGCAGCAACCGGCCCTGCGGCAAGCGGCGCCGCCCGTCCCCACTGGTCATGCAACAAAAGAATAAGATCGCTCTCCGCAACGTTTCGCGCGTCTTCACCAGTGCCATGGGGGAGAAGATCGAGGCCTTGCGCGACGTCAATCTCGAGGTGGAAGACGAATTTGCACCCGATGGCCGGGATATCGGTGAATTCCGGGTCTTGCTGGGGCCGTCCGGCTGTGGAAAGTCGACCATCCTAAGGCTGATTGCGGGACTGGATTTCCCCACCTCCGGCGAGGTCCTGATGAATGGAGCGCGCGTCACCGGCCCTGGCTCCGATCGCGGCATGGTGTTCCAGAAATACACGTCCTTTGCCTGGCTCACGGTGGCAGGCAACATCGAATACGGGCTTTCGATCAAGGGGACTCCTCCAGCCGAGCGCAAGGAGATCGTGGGCCATCTCATCGAGGCCGTGGGCCTGAGGGGGTTCGAAAACGCCTATCCCCACACGCTCTCGGGTGGCATGCAGCAGAGGGTGGCGATTGCCCGGTCGTTGGCCGTGCGGCCCCAGGTGTTGTTGATGGACGAGCCCTTTGGCGCACTGGACGCTCAAACCCGCAACGAAATGCAGGACCTCCTGCTGCGCATCTGGGACGAGACTGCGGCCACGGTTCTATTCGTGACGCACGACGTGGCCGAGGCGGTTTTCCTGGCCGATCGCATGTACATCGTCAGCTCTCGTCCCGGGACGATTGCCGAGGAGATCCCGGTGCCGTTCGGACGGCCCAGGGATCAAAGCCTGAAGGAGCGGCCTGAGTTTCAGGAAGTGGAGGCGCATGCCCTGGCGCGCCTGCGCCGGGCCGGTGGCGCGGGTCAGGTGCGCGTCAGCGTCTGACGGCCGTGGCGGTCGGCTCGCGCAGCCTTATACAATCGAGAAACAGACACGCGTCGCACATGCCCAACGACAAGCCTAGTTTCGGTACCGAGTTGAAGGGCTCAATCAACCACAAGCTGGACGAAGCGGGCCTCTCCCAGCAGGACTACGTCAAGGCTGCGCTCAAGTGGCAGTACAACTGGATCGGTCTGGCCGGCGCTGCCGCTTTCGCGGTGGTCTCCGGCACCGGGCTACCGCTGGTGCTGGCGGCGGGCCTGGAACTCATGTACGTCGCGCTGGTGCCGCAGAGCAGCCGCTTCCGCCGTCTGGTGCGCTCGTGGAAATATGCCGGCGAGAAACGCGCGCATGCCCAGCGGCTGGAGGAGATGTATAAGAACCTGCCGCCCGAGATGCGCAGCCGCTACGCGTTCGTCCAGCAGGTGGCGCAGGGGATCCGCACCAACTATCAGCAGCTCTCGGCCAGCTCGCAGGTCTTCGCCCGCCAGATGGCGGAGCGCCTGGACGGCCTGCTGGAAGGCTACGTCCGGCTGCTCTTCACCGCCAACACGCACCGCGAGTATCTGAAGTCGTTGAACCCCGATCAGGTGCGCAGTGAAGTCGCCTACCTCGAAAAGTCGTTGGACAAGAACGCACCCAAGGTGCAGGAGATTAATCGCCGGCGCATCGAAATTCTGCGGAAGCGCGTCACGAAGTTCGAAAAGATCCAGGAAAACCGGCAGGTCATCGACGCGCAATGCGCCGCTATCGAAGACGTCCTGCAGTTGATTCGCGATCAGTCCGTCACCATGCGCGATCCGCAGGAAGTCAGCGCGCAGTTGGAGAACCTCGTGCAGGATGTGGAACAGACCGAGCAGAGCGTGCGCGAAATGGAAGAGATCTACGCTCTGACGGCGCAGGAGAATGACGAACTGCGCTTGCCCGAGGCTGGCGGCGACCCGCCGCAACAGAACCGCGTGCGGAACTGATCATGAGCACCACCACCCCCTCTTCGCCGCTGGAATCCCTGCCCGGATGGGCCCGAAGGCTCTCTGAGAAATACTATTCGCGCACCCTCGCGATGTTCGTCCTGCACGGGAATGTGCACGACCTGGTGCCGTGGCGCCGCGGCGATCGCATCGAGTATCTCCCGTTGTCCAGGTTCCTGAATGAGGGGCTGTTTGGCCGGCGTGATCTCGTCCTGAGTTACGACCGCGGCGGAGGCATCACCTTCGCCAACGCCGACGTACAGGCCGATTTCCAGCGTGCCCTCGTCGGGTACGACTCCTTCCATGGCACGAAGTATGCCCAGGGCTTGCCGCGAAACCCCGACGCCGT is a window from the uncultured Paludibaculum sp. genome containing:
- a CDS encoding ABC transporter ATP-binding protein → MQQKNKIALRNVSRVFTSAMGEKIEALRDVNLEVEDEFAPDGRDIGEFRVLLGPSGCGKSTILRLIAGLDFPTSGEVLMNGARVTGPGSDRGMVFQKYTSFAWLTVAGNIEYGLSIKGTPPAERKEIVGHLIEAVGLRGFENAYPHTLSGGMQQRVAIARSLAVRPQVLLMDEPFGALDAQTRNEMQDLLLRIWDETAATVLFVTHDVAEAVFLADRMYIVSSRPGTIAEEIPVPFGRPRDQSLKERPEFQEVEAHALARLRRAGGAGQVRVSV
- a CDS encoding ABC transporter permease subunit encodes the protein MAQPSTIRRPIARQWQLGLGVGAWTLVVVVWFVLTRGDLLPPLALPDPAGVVTAMVRLWTEYDLLGNVFQSWWRIAQAFGWCVVVAIPLGLIMGSFPWVYHFVNPVAAPMRSMPITAFLPAFIALFGMDEGMKVGFLFFGMFFYLLSLVVEEVNKVDNALLETAYTLGASVPQAVWLLFRASFPAIFGSFRILYDIGWTYVILAEMVNSRRGVGYMVEAARKVLDFERVYAGIIAIGVAAFLFRWLLTVLESRLFPWQQPALRQAAPPVPTGHATKE